One window of the Vigna radiata var. radiata cultivar VC1973A chromosome 1, Vradiata_ver6, whole genome shotgun sequence genome contains the following:
- the LOC106768622 gene encoding WAT1-related protein At3g18200, which translates to MASVVTQKVKLLVALLTLQLCFAGYHIVSRLALNIGVSQVVYPVYRNLIALLLLSPFAYVLEKNQRPPLTLSLLVQFFLLALLGITANQGFYLLGLYYASPTFASALQNSVPAITFVLALALRLEEANITRRDGLAKVLGTIASVGGATVITLYKGPPLLHLQMDLTQGDTLEVDQSTKTQNWTWGCIYLLGHCLSWAGWIVFQAPVVKKYPAKLTLTSFTCFFGLIQFLIIAAFAEDDLENWKIQSLEELFIILYAGIIASGVVISLQTWCIQKGGPVFVAVFQPVQTILVAVMAALILGDQLYSGGLIGAILIVLGLYLVLWGKTNEKKVTESSPSLTNPLLKAEEENKEIDAASKDIP; encoded by the exons ATGGCTAGTGTTGTGACACAGAAAGTGAAGCTTCTTGTGGCATTGCTTACCCTGCAGCTCTGCTTTGCAGGATATCACATTGTGTCTAGACTTGCACTAAATATTGGAGTCAGCCAAGTTGTTTACCCCGTTTATCGAAATTTGATTGCTTTGCTTTTGTTGAGCCCATTTGCTTATGTGTTAGAGAA GAATCAAAGACCACCCCTCACTTTATCTTTACTGGTTCAGTTCTTCCTACTTGCATTACTGGG GATCACAGCAAACCAAGGGTTTTACTTGCTGGGATTATACTATGCTTCTCCAACTTTTGCTTCTGCATTGCAAAACTCAGTTCCTGCTATCACTTTTGTCTTGGCTTTGGCTTTAAG GCTTGAGGAAGCCAACATCACAAGGAGAGATGGATTGGCAAAAGTTCTTGGAACCATTGCCAGTGTGGGGGGTGCCACAGTAATTACTCTTTACAAAGGTCCCCCTCTTCTTCACCTGCAGATGGACCTAACACAAGGAGACACTTTAGAAGTAGATCAATCAACAAAGACGCAAAATTGGACTTGGGGCTGCATATACTTGCTTGGACATTGTCTGTCATGGGCTGGCTGGATAGTTTTTCAG GCTCCTGTGGTGAAGAAGTATCCAGCAAAACTAACCCTCACTTCGTTTACATGCTTCTTTGGATTGATCCAATTCTTGATCATAGCAGCCTTTGCAGAAGATGACTTGGAGAATTGGAAGATACAGTCACTAGAGGAGCTTTTTATTATCCTATATGCT GGAATTATAGCATCTGGTGTTGTCATATCTCTCCAAACATGGTGTATTCAAAAGGGTGGTCCTGTGTTTGTTGCTGTCTTCCAGCCTGTGCAAACTATTCTAGTTGCTGTCATGGCAGCCCTAATTCTTGGTGATCAGTTATACTCAGGAGG GCTTATTGGTGCAATTCTCATTGTGCTTGGTCTATACTTAGTCCTATGGGGCAAAACCAACGAAAAAAAAGTGACAGAGTCATCACCATCACTAACAAACCCCTTGCTTAAGGCAGAGGAAGAGAATAAAGAAATTGATGCAGCTTCCAAGGACATACCATGA
- the LOC106764651 gene encoding probable protein phosphatase 2C 8 isoform X1: protein MSESSETQKRESADSRGEKDGVASKKPKIESCAKGSDDNGVKEPSFLIEADAAEDKGSRLTMEDAWVVLLDASLDYPGKLRCAHFAIYDGHGGRLAAEYAQKHLHRNVLSAGLPRELYDAKATKRSILNGFLKTDESLLQESAEGGWQDGATAVCVWVLGQRVAVAHIGDAKAVLARSTDGSQNPDGVQALKAIVLTREHKPIFPLERTRIQKSGGFVSSDGRLLGRLEVSRAFGDRQFKKVGLVASPDVYTFEVTDTEHFIILGCDGLWGVFGPSDAVDFVQKLLDEGLPVATVCRRLVREAVRERRCKDNCTAIIIVFKHK from the exons atgagcgAAAGCTCAGAGACCCAGAAGCGTGAATCTGCGGATTCAAGGGGCGAGAAGGATGGTGTTGCATCCAAGAAGCCAAAGATTGAGTCTTGTGCAAAGGGTTCCGATGATAATGGTGTAAAGGAGCCATCTTTCCTCATTGAAGCGGATGCCGCCGAAGACAAGGGCTCGAGGCTCACGATGGAGGATGCGTGGGTCGTGCTTCTCGATGCAAGTTTAGATTATCCTGGGAAATTGag ATGTGCACATTTTGCAATTTATGATGGACATGGAGGGCGGTTAGCTGCAGAATATGCTCAAAAGCATTTGCATAGGAATGTTCTTTCTGCCGGATTACCACGTGAGTTG TATGATGCAAAGGCAACTAAACGATCTATTCTGAATG GTTTCCTCAAAACTGACGAGTCTCTTCTTCAAGAAAGTGCTGAAG GAGGATGGCAGGATGGGGCTACAGCCGTATGTGTTTGGGTATTGGGACAGAGA GTTGCAGTTGCTCATATAGGAGACGCCAAGGCAGTATTAGCTCGGTCAACTGATGGATCTCAAAATCCAGATGGTGTCCAGGCGCTGAAGGCCATTGTTCTGACTAGAGAACACAAACCTATCTTCCCACTGGAGCGTACACGCATTCAGAAG TCAGGCGGTTTTGTGAGCTCAGATGGACGATTATTAGGGCGTCTTGAAGTTTCTAGAGCTTTTGGAGATCGCCAGTTTAAAAAG GTAGGCCTTGTTGCAAGCCCGGATGTCTATACTTTTGAAGTTACAGATACTGAGCATTTCATCATTCTTGGCTGTGATGGCTTGTGGGGG GTATTTGGTCCCAGCGATGCTGTTGATTTTGTTCAGAAGTTATTGGAT GAGGGGCTTCCTGTTGCCACCGTGTGCCGTCGTCTTGTAAGGGAGGCTGTCCGTGAGCGTCGCTGTAAAGATAACTGCACGGccattattattgtatttaagcACAAATAA
- the LOC106764651 gene encoding probable protein phosphatase 2C 8 isoform X3, with protein sequence MLKSICIGMFFLPDYHYDAKATKRSILNGFLKTDESLLQESAEGGWQDGATAVCVWVLGQRVAVAHIGDAKAVLARSTDGSQNPDGVQALKAIVLTREHKPIFPLERTRIQKSGGFVSSDGRLLGRLEVSRAFGDRQFKKVGLVASPDVYTFEVTDTEHFIILGCDGLWGVFGPSDAVDFVQKLLDEGLPVATVCRRLVREAVRERRCKDNCTAIIIVFKHK encoded by the exons ATGCTCAAAAGCATTTGCATAGGAATGTTCTTTCTGCCGGATTACCAC TATGATGCAAAGGCAACTAAACGATCTATTCTGAATG GTTTCCTCAAAACTGACGAGTCTCTTCTTCAAGAAAGTGCTGAAG GAGGATGGCAGGATGGGGCTACAGCCGTATGTGTTTGGGTATTGGGACAGAGA GTTGCAGTTGCTCATATAGGAGACGCCAAGGCAGTATTAGCTCGGTCAACTGATGGATCTCAAAATCCAGATGGTGTCCAGGCGCTGAAGGCCATTGTTCTGACTAGAGAACACAAACCTATCTTCCCACTGGAGCGTACACGCATTCAGAAG TCAGGCGGTTTTGTGAGCTCAGATGGACGATTATTAGGGCGTCTTGAAGTTTCTAGAGCTTTTGGAGATCGCCAGTTTAAAAAG GTAGGCCTTGTTGCAAGCCCGGATGTCTATACTTTTGAAGTTACAGATACTGAGCATTTCATCATTCTTGGCTGTGATGGCTTGTGGGGG GTATTTGGTCCCAGCGATGCTGTTGATTTTGTTCAGAAGTTATTGGAT GAGGGGCTTCCTGTTGCCACCGTGTGCCGTCGTCTTGTAAGGGAGGCTGTCCGTGAGCGTCGCTGTAAAGATAACTGCACGGccattattattgtatttaagcACAAATAA
- the LOC106764651 gene encoding probable protein phosphatase 2C 8 isoform X2, giving the protein MSESSETQKRESADSRGEKDGVASKKPKIESCAKGSDDNGVKEPSFLIEADAAEDKGSRLTMEDAWVVLLDASLDYPGKLRCAHFAIYDGHGGRLAAEYAQKHLHRNVLSAGLPRFLKTDESLLQESAEGGWQDGATAVCVWVLGQRVAVAHIGDAKAVLARSTDGSQNPDGVQALKAIVLTREHKPIFPLERTRIQKSGGFVSSDGRLLGRLEVSRAFGDRQFKKVGLVASPDVYTFEVTDTEHFIILGCDGLWGVFGPSDAVDFVQKLLDEGLPVATVCRRLVREAVRERRCKDNCTAIIIVFKHK; this is encoded by the exons atgagcgAAAGCTCAGAGACCCAGAAGCGTGAATCTGCGGATTCAAGGGGCGAGAAGGATGGTGTTGCATCCAAGAAGCCAAAGATTGAGTCTTGTGCAAAGGGTTCCGATGATAATGGTGTAAAGGAGCCATCTTTCCTCATTGAAGCGGATGCCGCCGAAGACAAGGGCTCGAGGCTCACGATGGAGGATGCGTGGGTCGTGCTTCTCGATGCAAGTTTAGATTATCCTGGGAAATTGag ATGTGCACATTTTGCAATTTATGATGGACATGGAGGGCGGTTAGCTGCAGAATATGCTCAAAAGCATTTGCATAGGAATGTTCTTTCTGCCGGATTACCAC GTTTCCTCAAAACTGACGAGTCTCTTCTTCAAGAAAGTGCTGAAG GAGGATGGCAGGATGGGGCTACAGCCGTATGTGTTTGGGTATTGGGACAGAGA GTTGCAGTTGCTCATATAGGAGACGCCAAGGCAGTATTAGCTCGGTCAACTGATGGATCTCAAAATCCAGATGGTGTCCAGGCGCTGAAGGCCATTGTTCTGACTAGAGAACACAAACCTATCTTCCCACTGGAGCGTACACGCATTCAGAAG TCAGGCGGTTTTGTGAGCTCAGATGGACGATTATTAGGGCGTCTTGAAGTTTCTAGAGCTTTTGGAGATCGCCAGTTTAAAAAG GTAGGCCTTGTTGCAAGCCCGGATGTCTATACTTTTGAAGTTACAGATACTGAGCATTTCATCATTCTTGGCTGTGATGGCTTGTGGGGG GTATTTGGTCCCAGCGATGCTGTTGATTTTGTTCAGAAGTTATTGGAT GAGGGGCTTCCTGTTGCCACCGTGTGCCGTCGTCTTGTAAGGGAGGCTGTCCGTGAGCGTCGCTGTAAAGATAACTGCACGGccattattattgtatttaagcACAAATAA